GGCGTTGCGGTGCTGGGTGATGCCGGGCTGCAGCAGCGTGAGGCCCATGAAGCTGCGCCCCTCGAGCGGCAGTTCAGCAACCCGTTCTTCGCTTACCAGTCCACCGAGCGAACCCGAGGTGGTGTTAACCAGAGGCGCCTCTGCCGTTACGGAAACCGTTTCCTCCACGCGACCCACTTGCAGCGTGAAGTTCAGCACTGCCTCCAGAGATACAGTCAGCGTCAGTCCACTTTGCAACGCTGATTGAAACCCGGAGTGCTCCACGCGAACTTCATACTGACCCACCGGCAGCGCCGGCAAACGGTACGAGCCCTGCACGCCGGTAACGGTGGTGCGGGTCTGTCCCGTGTCCGTGTTTCTCGCCACAACGTTGGCCCCGGGAATCAGTGCGTCCGAGCTATCGCGAACCACTCCCATGATGGTTCCCGTCGGCAGCTGGCCGTAAGCGTTTCTGCCGGAGATTCCTGTAAGAGCAATTAGCAATGTGCCTATGGTCAACCACAACAATCTGATGTTTGTACGAGCTTTGTTCATGCGCCCTCCCCGGCTGTTCTAACGTGTAAGTCTCTTGCAGACACACTCGCTCCTGCGCTGCCTGAAAACGGATTTAAAAAATAAGAGGATCCTCGAACCGGCCATCGCCTGCCATCTTTGCTTACCTGACCCATGCCCCGAAAAACCTGACCAACCAGTCCGCTACTTTGTGGCAGACTG
This is a stretch of genomic DNA from Acidobacteriota bacterium. It encodes these proteins:
- a CDS encoding carboxypeptidase regulatory-like domain-containing protein, coding for MNKARTNIRLLWLTIGTLLIALTGISGRNAYGQLPTGTIMGVVRDSSDALIPGANVVARNTDTGQTRTTVTGVQGSYRLPALPVGQYEVRVEHSGFQSALQSGLTLTVSLEAVLNFTLQVGRVEETVSVTAEAPLVNTTSGSLGGLVSEERVAELPLEGRSFMGLTLLQPGITQHRNA